Proteins encoded together in one Miscanthus floridulus cultivar M001 chromosome 16, ASM1932011v1, whole genome shotgun sequence window:
- the LOC136510660 gene encoding uncharacterized protein, with protein sequence MKRPTCIKDIQKLTGYVAALCRFISCLSKKGLPFFKLLKAFEHFSWSEEVDTTFEQLKLFLTKPPIMMAPRSEETLLIYIATTSHVISTAIMVEHEEAGHAYKVQHLVYFISEVHNEPKTRYPQVQKLLYAVLIMSRKLHHYFEYYKIAIVIEFPQGDIL encoded by the coding sequence atgaaacgaccaacatgcatcaaggatatacagaagcttacaggctacgTGGCTGCCTTATGCCGCTTCATATCGTGCCTCagcaaaaaagggctacctttcttcaaactcctcaaggccttcgagcaCTTTTCCTGGTCCGAAGAGGTAGACACAACTTTTgagcagcttaagttgttcctaacaaagcctccaatcatgatggCGCCACGATCAgaagaaactctcctgatctatatcGCCACTACTTCTCATGTCATCAGCACAGCAATTATGGTCGAACATGAGGAGgctgggcacgcctataaggtgcaacatctggtatatttcatcagtgaggttcataacgagcccaagactcgttatcctcaggtccagaagCTACTATACGCCGTTCTGATTATGTCGCGcaagctccaccactacttcgagtattacaagatcgccataGTTATCGAGTTCCCTCAGGGGGACATCCTCTaa